Proteins from a single region of Mucilaginibacter daejeonensis:
- a CDS encoding LuxE/PaaK family acyltransferase, which produces MQKPTQQQVFGINNERSFAEVALRTFSYQAQHCTIYREFINGLSIDPEQVRTLEQIPFLPIEFFKNHAVVSDPAQPQITFTSSGTTGMITSSHHLTDVSWYTESFTRAFELFYGNIEQYCVLAVLPAYLERAGSSLVYMADALIRASNNPDSGFYLYNYEELHDQLLKQRQAGKPTLLIGVTFALLDLVERYQFEFPELIVMETGGMKGRRKEMIRQELHDTLCKGFGVAKIHSEYGMTELLSQAYSKGDGIFACPPWMRILTRDTNDPLSPVSNGRTGGVNIIDLANQNSCSFLATQDLGKLYPDGSFEILGRFDSSDIRGCNLLIA; this is translated from the coding sequence ATGCAAAAGCCAACGCAGCAACAAGTATTCGGGATAAACAACGAGCGATCATTCGCTGAGGTGGCCTTGCGAACCTTCAGTTACCAGGCCCAGCACTGCACCATATACCGGGAGTTCATCAACGGGCTAAGCATCGACCCTGAACAGGTGCGAACACTTGAACAGATACCCTTTTTACCGATCGAGTTCTTCAAGAATCACGCTGTAGTAAGCGATCCTGCCCAACCGCAGATCACCTTTACCAGTTCAGGCACCACCGGCATGATCACCAGCAGCCACCACCTTACTGATGTGAGCTGGTATACCGAAAGCTTCACGCGTGCCTTTGAGTTGTTCTATGGCAACATTGAGCAGTACTGCGTTCTGGCCGTGTTACCGGCGTACCTGGAGCGCGCAGGTTCATCCCTGGTTTACATGGCCGATGCGCTAATCAGGGCATCCAATAACCCCGATAGTGGCTTTTACCTCTACAATTACGAGGAACTGCACGACCAGTTACTGAAGCAACGGCAGGCCGGCAAGCCTACCCTGCTCATTGGCGTTACCTTTGCCCTGCTTGACCTGGTGGAAAGATACCAGTTCGAGTTCCCAGAACTGATCGTGATGGAGACCGGTGGCATGAAAGGCCGCCGCAAAGAAATGATCCGCCAGGAACTGCATGACACGCTCTGCAAAGGCTTTGGTGTGGCCAAGATCCATTCAGAGTACGGCATGACGGAGCTGTTATCGCAAGCCTATTCGAAAGGCGACGGTATATTTGCCTGCCCGCCGTGGATGCGCATTCTTACCCGCGATACCAACGACCCCTTGAGCCCTGTAAGCAATGGCCGTACAGGGGGTGTTAACATCATAGACCTGGCCAACCAAAACTCCTGCTCCTTTTTAGCTACCCAGGACCTGGGCAAGCTTTATCCCGATGGCTCGTTCGAAATATTGGGGCGCTTTGATTCGTCGGACATTAGGGGTTGTAATTTGCTGATCGCTTAG
- a CDS encoding PH domain-containing protein, producing MIEKFLNDQQDPKAVEKVYSRLVELLPPGEETLYIATQKKPLVNLLPDCVVVTNRRVLFFTPANLGLSLKFIDFVWKDIADVNMKEEIIGSVFTIRTTKGAEMGVDYLPKVQGRKLYKQSQECRENERKREELQKIQHTPSPAPAPEPKPVEEPVAPQPPVFEAPKPTPPPAPAPAPVIEEKPDELTEKLKKLKTLFDNGLIAQEEYNAKKMELLSDL from the coding sequence ATGATAGAGAAATTTTTGAACGACCAGCAAGATCCAAAAGCGGTCGAGAAAGTATACTCACGTTTGGTGGAACTGCTGCCGCCGGGCGAGGAGACCCTGTATATAGCCACTCAGAAAAAGCCATTGGTGAACCTCCTGCCTGATTGCGTAGTGGTGACCAATCGTCGCGTATTGTTCTTTACCCCGGCCAACCTGGGCCTATCCTTAAAATTCATCGATTTTGTGTGGAAGGACATTGCCGATGTGAACATGAAGGAAGAGATCATTGGGTCGGTATTCACCATACGCACCACTAAGGGCGCCGAAATGGGTGTTGACTATCTACCTAAGGTTCAAGGACGTAAGTTGTACAAGCAATCGCAGGAGTGCCGCGAGAACGAGCGCAAACGTGAGGAACTGCAAAAGATACAGCACACCCCATCGCCTGCACCTGCTCCGGAACCAAAACCAGTTGAAGAACCGGTGGCACCACAGCCGCCGGTGTTCGAGGCGCCTAAACCAACGCCTCCGCCAGCCCCTGCCCCTGCCCCGGTGATCGAAGAAAAACCCGATGAGCTGACCGAGAAATTGAAGAAGCTGAAAACGTTGTTCGATAACGGCCTGATCGCTCAGGAGGAGTACAACGCCAAAAAGATGGAACTACTTAGCGACCTATAA
- a CDS encoding ThuA domain-containing protein, giving the protein MMRKIFFMIAVLATFTTVITQAMPRILVFSKTAGFHHKSIPVGLNALMLMGKQNNFSVDTTTDATKFTYANLKKYAAVVFLNTTGDVLNNQQQAEFERYIRSKKGFVGIHAATDTEYDWPWYGQLAGAYFSDHPKVQQATLKIVSPINVLNKMLPASWTRTDEWYNFKSISDKIHPVLTIDETSYIGGKNGAEHPMSWYQEFEGSKVFVTALGHTDESYSDPLFLQHLLAGIQYTIGKTKL; this is encoded by the coding sequence ATGATGCGTAAGATATTCTTCATGATCGCCGTGCTGGCTACCTTCACCACAGTGATCACCCAGGCGATGCCGCGTATACTGGTGTTCAGCAAAACGGCAGGCTTTCACCACAAAAGCATACCCGTTGGCCTAAACGCCCTGATGCTGATGGGCAAACAAAATAATTTTTCGGTCGACACCACCACCGATGCCACCAAATTCACTTATGCTAATTTGAAAAAGTATGCGGCCGTAGTATTCCTGAACACCACCGGCGATGTGCTTAACAACCAGCAGCAGGCCGAATTTGAGCGTTATATCCGCTCTAAAAAAGGTTTTGTCGGCATACATGCCGCTACTGATACGGAGTACGATTGGCCATGGTACGGGCAACTGGCCGGAGCATACTTTAGCGATCATCCTAAAGTACAGCAAGCTACCCTTAAGATAGTAAGCCCTATCAATGTTTTGAACAAGATGCTGCCTGCCAGCTGGACACGTACCGATGAGTGGTATAATTTTAAGTCGATATCTGACAAGATACATCCGGTGCTAACCATTGATGAGACCTCGTACATCGGCGGCAAGAACGGGGCTGAGCATCCCATGAGCTGGTATCAGGAGTTTGAAGGCAGCAAAGTATTTGTGACCGCGCTGGGCCATACTGACGAAAGTTACAGCGATCCGCTGTTCCTGCAACATCTGCTTGCGGGTATACAGTACACCATCGGGAAAACAAAATTATAA
- a CDS encoding PAS domain-containing sensor histidine kinase, giving the protein MSIEVSTQPGTVDFSALFYSNPQPMWVFDVETLHILDANEAALRIYGYDRQELLQMDVLDLSPPQDRIFVEHLLPSMRRDREVHYRDMRHITKSGVVIQATIVSYHMEYKGRAARVIYARSIDDRKELAGRLILTQRKLLHILESTVIGFLQLDPDWNIVYWNKAAEDLIGYQRVHVMGRNLWAVLPEMRHSDLYEQFERTMLTHKPADVADYYWPRQRWFQCHAYPIGSGIIVHFMDITHKRLSRWALMEKVDQLKEISFINSHSLRKPVASLIGLTHLVSDGIIPPDEYSQINVLIKECVAELDEVVKDVNRRVSDEDHFQILEHAPGVFNFGRMVDGAVKEVELLYRPSPIVVKNNIYRDHYGICQSIELALMYLIDNAARYSKPGSRITIETQVMDQNIVLSVTDEGRGMTADQVREQFERMNQMRGISIEMGLPKISEICRRHNGSMWLESAPGAGTSFYLRFPLSNVAQYIVSGRTDFSVYQDPGIKVTFDRMHCFTRADWTSFHNKFTIRDGCELILSHITTHNNGRLLNVNKNVVGGWLDACNWLVNDWFPVAEASGLKYLAWVTSPSTFSKLSAQYMMRELGSGIVAREFDNEADAIAWLNSIT; this is encoded by the coding sequence ATGAGCATCGAAGTTAGTACCCAACCCGGAACTGTAGATTTCAGCGCGCTGTTCTATTCCAACCCGCAACCTATGTGGGTGTTCGATGTGGAGACGCTCCATATTTTGGATGCGAACGAGGCTGCCTTGAGGATCTATGGATATGACCGACAGGAACTATTGCAAATGGACGTGCTTGATCTGAGTCCGCCGCAAGATCGCATCTTTGTGGAGCACCTGTTGCCCTCCATGCGCCGCGACCGGGAGGTTCATTACCGCGATATGCGCCACATCACCAAAAGTGGCGTGGTGATCCAGGCCACCATCGTATCTTACCATATGGAATACAAAGGCCGGGCCGCACGCGTGATCTACGCCCGCAGCATCGATGACCGAAAGGAACTGGCCGGGCGGCTCATTCTCACCCAGCGCAAGTTGTTGCACATACTCGAGAGTACCGTTATCGGCTTTTTGCAGCTTGACCCCGACTGGAACATCGTATACTGGAACAAGGCCGCTGAGGACCTGATCGGCTACCAACGGGTACATGTGATGGGCCGCAACCTTTGGGCTGTACTGCCCGAAATGCGCCATTCAGACCTGTACGAGCAGTTCGAACGCACCATGCTTACCCATAAACCCGCCGACGTGGCGGACTATTACTGGCCCAGGCAGCGCTGGTTCCAGTGCCATGCTTACCCGATCGGGTCGGGCATCATCGTTCATTTTATGGACATCACCCATAAACGTCTTTCGCGCTGGGCCTTGATGGAAAAAGTGGATCAGTTGAAAGAGATATCGTTCATCAACTCACACTCATTGCGCAAACCGGTGGCCAGTTTGATCGGGTTGACGCATTTGGTAAGTGATGGCATCATTCCGCCCGATGAATACAGCCAGATCAATGTGCTGATCAAGGAGTGTGTGGCCGAGTTGGATGAGGTGGTGAAGGATGTGAACCGCCGTGTAAGTGACGAGGACCATTTTCAGATACTGGAACACGCCCCCGGTGTGTTCAACTTCGGCCGCATGGTAGATGGTGCCGTTAAAGAGGTGGAACTGCTGTACAGGCCGTCGCCCATTGTTGTCAAGAACAACATTTACCGCGACCATTACGGCATATGCCAAAGCATCGAACTGGCGCTGATGTACCTGATCGATAACGCGGCCCGCTACTCCAAGCCAGGCTCGCGGATCACCATCGAGACACAGGTCATGGATCAGAACATCGTACTTTCTGTTACCGACGAGGGCCGGGGCATGACCGCCGATCAGGTGAGGGAACAATTTGAGCGCATGAATCAGATGCGCGGCATATCGATAGAGATGGGGTTACCTAAGATCAGCGAGATATGCCGGCGCCATAACGGCAGCATGTGGCTCGAGAGCGCGCCCGGTGCGGGTACGTCTTTCTATCTACGATTCCCATTGTCTAACGTGGCCCAGTATATCGTATCAGGCCGCACTGATTTTTCGGTGTATCAAGATCCCGGCATCAAGGTCACGTTCGATCGTATGCACTGCTTTACCCGTGCCGATTGGACCTCGTTCCATAACAAATTCACCATACGCGACGGCTGCGAACTGATCCTGAGCCATATCACCACGCATAATAACGGCCGCTTGCTCAATGTGAATAAGAACGTGGTAGGGGGATGGCTGGACGCCTGCAACTGGCTGGTGAATGATTGGTTCCCTGTGGCTGAAGCCAGTGGGTTGAAATACCTGGCCTGGGTAACCTCGCCCAGTACGTTCAGCAAGCTATCGGCTCAATACATGATGAGGGAGTTAGGATCAGGCATCGTGGCGCGCGAGTTCGATAACGAGGCTGATGCGATCGCCTGGTTGAATAGCATCACTTGA
- a CDS encoding DUF502 domain-containing protein, translated as MNRFVRGIVNYFIKGLLVVVPLGVAIFLIVWAVAKLDYALNLSDVLWVNPKTGKGIYIPGLGIMTVVVLIMIAGVLVTNVITDPIKKWMSYWLNRLPLFKFLYSSIKDLTEAFVGEEKKFNEPVIVEVGSSGIKKIGFLTRKDMSSIGLPGEVAVYFPYSYSFAGQVVIVPADKVKHIDRSAADIMKFVISGGVTDLDR; from the coding sequence ATGAACAGGTTCGTGCGCGGTATAGTTAATTATTTTATCAAAGGCCTCCTGGTAGTGGTGCCTTTGGGCGTGGCCATATTCCTGATCGTATGGGCCGTAGCTAAGCTTGACTATGCGCTGAACCTGAGTGACGTATTGTGGGTAAACCCCAAGACCGGCAAGGGCATCTACATCCCCGGTCTGGGTATCATGACGGTAGTGGTGCTCATCATGATAGCGGGCGTGCTGGTCACCAATGTGATCACCGATCCTATCAAAAAATGGATGAGCTATTGGCTCAACCGCTTGCCGTTGTTCAAATTCCTTTATTCGTCCATTAAAGATCTTACCGAGGCCTTTGTAGGAGAAGAAAAGAAATTTAACGAGCCGGTGATCGTAGAAGTGGGCTCATCAGGCATCAAAAAGATCGGGTTCCTGACCCGTAAGGATATGTCGTCCATTGGCTTGCCTGGCGAAGTGGCCGTTTATTTCCCGTACTCATACTCCTTTGCCGGCCAGGTGGTCATCGTACCGGCTGATAAGGTGAAGCACATCGACCGCAGCGCTGCCGATATCATGAAGTTCGTTATCTCGGGCGGGGTCACTGATCTTGACCGGTAG
- a CDS encoding bifunctional UDP-N-acetylmuramoyl-tripeptide:D-alanyl-D-alanine ligase/alanine racemase: MLSTPYPIVDIQQIINATATIVRENSISILLTDSRQIAHPAESLFFALQGRRDGHDFIDEAYAHGVRNFVVQHIPANSYTAANFLVVPNVLRALQTLAAHHRSRFNIQVIGITGSNGKTIVKEWLYQLMASGHNIVRNPKSFNSQIGVPLSLWQIGPDHDLGIFEAGISTVGEMEALQAMIRPTIGVLTHLGSAHDEGFADRRQKVVEKLKLFKDCELIIHNADQLIEYQQELPSTARTFSWSRSKQADLQVFSETIISKRYYLRARYQGKEIECLIPFLDEASVENAITCWATLLAIGYSPVEADKRLEHLAPVSMRLEMRTGINDCSVIDDTYNSDVRSLEIALNFLQQQNQHKVHTLILSDIFQSGLQEDVLYRQVADMVKAKGVNRFIGVGEALSKHRSYFEDGPQTFFYADTADMLRHRKEINFNNEAILIKGSRSFEFERISKALSQKAHETMLEISLTGLLGNLSFYRSKLQSGVKMMAMVKAFSYGSGTFEVANILQHQKVDYLAVAYIDEGVALREADIKLPIMVLNPEPSAFDKMTEYRLEPELYSFGILDKFVRYAQQHDLKGYPVHIKIDTGMHRLGFEYAEWDMLCELLEDNPYIKVNSVFSHLVASDAEAHDDFTRKQIKAYRDAAARIEAALGHPVIKHIANTSAIMRWPDAHFDMVRLGIGLYGIDSAVPQHLNGLQPIATLKTSISQVKYITAGETVGYNRKGSLLHDGRIATVRIGYADGYLRAFGNGVGKMLVKGVLVPTVGNIAMDMCMIDVSAVEVKEGDEVIIFNEQQTIEDLAQQIGTIPYEILTNISQRVKRVYFYE; the protein is encoded by the coding sequence ATGTTGAGCACTCCGTACCCTATTGTTGACATACAGCAGATCATTAACGCCACCGCTACCATCGTACGCGAGAACAGCATCAGCATACTCCTGACCGATAGCCGGCAGATCGCTCACCCGGCCGAAAGCCTGTTCTTTGCCCTGCAAGGCCGCCGCGATGGACACGATTTTATTGATGAGGCATATGCGCATGGTGTCCGCAATTTTGTGGTGCAGCACATACCTGCCAACTCCTACACCGCGGCAAACTTCCTGGTGGTGCCTAATGTGTTGAGGGCGCTGCAAACGCTGGCAGCACACCATCGCAGCCGTTTTAATATCCAGGTGATCGGTATCACGGGCAGCAACGGGAAAACCATTGTTAAAGAATGGCTTTACCAGTTGATGGCCTCAGGGCATAACATCGTACGCAATCCCAAGAGCTTCAATTCACAGATAGGAGTGCCATTGTCGTTATGGCAGATCGGTCCTGATCATGATCTGGGCATCTTTGAGGCGGGTATATCCACCGTTGGTGAGATGGAAGCGCTGCAAGCCATGATCAGGCCTACCATTGGCGTGCTTACCCATTTGGGTTCGGCACATGATGAAGGCTTTGCCGACAGGCGACAAAAGGTGGTCGAAAAACTGAAACTATTTAAAGACTGTGAGCTGATCATTCACAACGCCGATCAACTGATCGAATATCAGCAGGAGCTACCATCTACCGCGCGTACCTTTAGCTGGAGCCGCAGTAAACAGGCCGATCTGCAGGTGTTCAGCGAGACCATCATCTCCAAACGTTATTACCTGCGCGCCCGTTACCAGGGTAAGGAGATCGAGTGTCTGATCCCGTTTTTGGATGAAGCCTCGGTGGAGAATGCGATCACCTGCTGGGCAACGCTGCTGGCTATTGGCTATAGCCCCGTTGAGGCCGATAAACGCCTGGAGCACCTGGCCCCGGTAAGTATGCGGTTGGAGATGCGCACAGGTATCAACGATTGCTCGGTGATCGATGATACGTACAACTCTGATGTGCGCTCGCTCGAGATCGCCCTCAACTTTTTGCAGCAGCAAAATCAGCATAAGGTACATACGCTGATCCTGTCCGATATATTTCAGTCGGGACTGCAGGAGGATGTGTTGTACCGCCAGGTGGCCGATATGGTTAAAGCCAAGGGCGTGAACCGCTTTATTGGCGTAGGCGAGGCGCTGAGCAAGCACCGCAGCTACTTTGAAGATGGTCCGCAGACGTTCTTTTACGCCGATACGGCCGATATGCTGCGCCACCGCAAGGAGATCAACTTTAATAACGAGGCGATCCTAATCAAGGGGTCGCGCAGTTTTGAGTTTGAGCGCATTAGTAAGGCGCTGTCGCAAAAAGCTCATGAGACCATGCTCGAGATCAGCCTGACCGGGCTGCTGGGTAACCTGAGCTTTTATCGTTCCAAATTACAGTCGGGCGTTAAAATGATGGCCATGGTAAAGGCCTTTTCATACGGTAGCGGCACTTTCGAGGTAGCCAACATCCTGCAGCATCAAAAGGTGGACTACCTGGCCGTGGCGTACATTGATGAGGGTGTTGCCCTGCGCGAGGCCGATATCAAACTGCCCATCATGGTGCTTAACCCCGAGCCTTCAGCGTTCGATAAAATGACCGAGTACCGCCTTGAACCGGAACTGTACAGCTTCGGTATACTCGACAAGTTCGTACGCTACGCGCAGCAGCACGATCTGAAGGGTTACCCCGTACACATCAAGATCGATACAGGCATGCACCGCTTGGGCTTTGAATACGCCGAATGGGATATGCTTTGCGAGTTGCTGGAAGACAACCCATACATCAAGGTCAACTCGGTGTTCTCGCACCTGGTGGCCAGCGATGCCGAGGCCCATGATGATTTTACCCGCAAGCAGATCAAGGCCTACCGTGATGCGGCGGCCAGGATCGAGGCCGCGTTGGGTCACCCAGTGATCAAACATATCGCCAACACATCGGCCATTATGCGCTGGCCCGATGCCCATTTTGATATGGTACGTTTGGGTATAGGCCTCTATGGCATCGATAGTGCCGTGCCTCAGCATTTGAACGGCCTGCAGCCCATTGCCACACTCAAGACCAGTATATCGCAGGTAAAGTACATCACCGCCGGCGAGACCGTGGGCTACAACCGCAAGGGCAGCCTGTTACATGACGGCCGTATTGCCACGGTACGCATTGGTTATGCTGATGGTTACTTGCGGGCCTTTGGTAATGGCGTAGGCAAGATGCTGGTAAAGGGCGTGCTGGTCCCTACTGTTGGCAACATTGCCATGGATATGTGCATGATCGATGTGAGTGCCGTAGAGGTGAAGGAAGGCGACGAGGTGATCATCTTTAATGAGCAGCAAACCATCGAAGATCTGGCGCAGCAGATAGGCACCATACCGTATGAAATATTGACCAATATTTCGCAGCGGGTAAAAAGAGTGTATTTTTATGAGTAA
- a CDS encoding GIY-YIG nuclease family protein: MFYTYILWSQKGGRYYIGHKADMDERSCRYNSGMVTATRNKGPWEVKYIETFTTKQEANARELYIKKMKSRVYIERLVADH; encoded by the coding sequence ATGTTCTACACTTACATTCTTTGGTCGCAAAAAGGTGGTCGTTATTATATCGGCCATAAAGCTGATATGGATGAGCGTTCGTGTCGTTATAATAGCGGCATGGTAACAGCCACACGCAACAAAGGACCGTGGGAAGTCAAGTACATCGAGACCTTTACTACCAAGCAAGAGGCTAATGCCCGGGAATTGTATATCAAAAAGATGAAGAGCCGGGTCTACATTGAACGTTTGGTCGCCGATCACTAA
- a CDS encoding regulatory protein RecX, which translates to MAKFVPMDEPKKKRITDVKTALAKAEHFCAYQERSQQEVRDKLYDMGMYPTGVEQVIGELIANNFLNEERFANAYAQGKFRMKGWGRIKIKQGLKLKRVPDKLISKALRAIDGDEYLRLLTNVLTKKATQVTEKDPYKRRYKLMQYAMCRGFENDLINDVLKASEL; encoded by the coding sequence ATGGCTAAATTTGTACCGATGGACGAGCCCAAAAAGAAACGTATCACCGATGTAAAGACCGCCCTGGCCAAGGCCGAGCACTTTTGTGCCTACCAGGAGCGATCACAACAGGAAGTGCGTGATAAGCTGTACGATATGGGCATGTACCCGACCGGTGTTGAGCAGGTGATCGGCGAGCTGATCGCTAACAACTTTTTGAATGAGGAGCGTTTCGCTAATGCCTACGCACAGGGCAAATTCAGGATGAAAGGGTGGGGGCGCATCAAGATCAAGCAGGGCTTGAAGCTAAAACGGGTACCAGATAAACTGATCAGTAAGGCACTGCGCGCCATCGATGGCGACGAATACCTGCGCCTGCTTACCAATGTGCTCACCAAAAAAGCCACCCAGGTGACCGAAAAAGATCCGTACAAACGCCGGTATAAGTTGATGCAGTATGCCATGTGCCGGGGTTTTGAAAATGACCTGATCAACGATGTTTTGAAAGCCAGCGAGTTATAG
- a CDS encoding glycoside hydrolase 43 family protein, whose amino-acid sequence MNLSNFINIRQKINVLVLLGGMIMAGQAVFAQKTTGRPAPSGYISKVWSADQGNGTYKNPVLNADYSDPDVIRVGSDFYLVSSSFEDIPGLPILHSKDLVNWKIIGHALLKQPPFEHFSVPRHGDGVWAPAIRFYKGDFCIYYPDPDHGIYLVKAKDPAGPWSAPVLVMAGKGIIDPCPLLDDDGQMYLVHAFAGSRAGIKSVIAINKLNKEGTRVTDDGVIVYDGHETDPTIEGPKFYKRNGYYYIFAPAGGVPTGWQLVLRSRNLYGPYERKVVMDQGKSTTNGPHQGAWVNTTTGEDWFMHFQDKEAYGRVVHLQPMTWKNDWPVIGIDKDGDGKGEPVLTYKKPNVGKVYPVNTPVESDEFNTTTLGMQWQWQANPKPTWLYLNAAKGTLRLYSDQWPEGAPNLWRAPNVLLQKFMADEFTVTVKLTFTPNPKVENEKAGLTIMGFSYANIAVKSKKDGQYLVYTLCQDAEKGKTEQETVITELESKVPVYLRVVVQAGGKCRFSYSTDGNSFKEVVDVFTAEVGRWKGAKVGLFCTREGRTNDSGYADVDWFRVTANK is encoded by the coding sequence TTGAACCTATCTAACTTCATTAATATCAGGCAAAAGATCAACGTTCTCGTTCTGCTGGGCGGTATGATAATGGCCGGTCAGGCGGTCTTTGCGCAAAAGACGACAGGAAGACCAGCGCCCAGCGGATACATCTCAAAAGTATGGTCGGCCGATCAGGGTAACGGCACCTACAAGAACCCGGTCCTCAACGCTGACTACTCCGACCCTGATGTGATCCGTGTAGGAAGCGACTTCTATCTCGTTTCGTCGAGTTTTGAGGATATTCCAGGCCTGCCCATCTTGCATTCTAAAGATCTGGTGAACTGGAAGATCATCGGGCATGCGTTATTAAAGCAGCCTCCTTTCGAGCATTTCAGCGTACCGCGTCACGGCGATGGGGTATGGGCTCCCGCCATCCGGTTCTATAAAGGCGATTTCTGCATTTACTATCCCGACCCTGATCACGGCATCTACCTCGTGAAAGCCAAAGATCCCGCTGGCCCGTGGAGCGCGCCTGTGCTGGTCATGGCAGGTAAAGGTATCATTGACCCTTGTCCGCTATTGGACGATGACGGTCAGATGTACCTCGTACATGCCTTTGCAGGCAGCCGGGCGGGTATTAAGAGTGTGATCGCCATCAATAAGCTCAATAAGGAAGGCACCCGTGTGACCGATGATGGCGTGATCGTATACGACGGCCACGAGACCGACCCCACCATCGAAGGTCCTAAATTCTATAAGCGGAATGGCTACTACTACATCTTCGCTCCGGCAGGGGGTGTGCCTACCGGATGGCAATTAGTGCTGCGTTCCAGGAACCTGTATGGCCCCTACGAGCGCAAGGTGGTAATGGATCAGGGCAAAAGTACTACCAACGGCCCGCACCAGGGCGCCTGGGTGAACACCACCACAGGTGAGGACTGGTTCATGCACTTTCAGGATAAAGAGGCCTACGGCCGCGTAGTACACCTGCAACCCATGACCTGGAAGAACGATTGGCCGGTGATCGGCATCGATAAGGACGGCGATGGTAAAGGCGAGCCGGTGCTCACCTACAAAAAGCCCAATGTAGGTAAGGTGTACCCTGTTAATACCCCGGTTGAGAGCGATGAGTTCAACACCACCACACTTGGTATGCAATGGCAGTGGCAGGCCAATCCCAAACCCACCTGGCTGTACCTGAACGCAGCCAAAGGCACCTTAAGGCTCTACAGCGATCAATGGCCCGAAGGCGCGCCTAACCTTTGGCGTGCCCCTAATGTGTTGCTGCAAAAGTTCATGGCCGATGAGTTCACCGTTACCGTCAAACTCACTTTTACGCCTAACCCCAAAGTGGAGAACGAGAAGGCCGGACTCACCATTATGGGTTTCAGTTACGCCAACATAGCGGTCAAAAGCAAAAAGGACGGCCAATACCTGGTGTACACCCTTTGTCAAGACGCCGAGAAAGGCAAAACCGAACAAGAAACGGTGATCACCGAACTGGAAAGCAAAGTGCCCGTGTACCTGCGAGTAGTGGTGCAGGCAGGCGGTAAGTGCCGGTTCAGTTACAGTACCGATGGCAATAGCTTTAAAGAAGTAGTCGACGTGTTCACAGCCGAAGTAGGCCGCTGGAAAGGCGCCAAAGTGGGCCTGTTCTGCACACGGGAAGGGCGAACCAATGATTCGGGCTACGCCGATGTAGACTGGTTCAGGGTGACGGCTAATAAGTGA
- the msrB gene encoding peptide-methionine (R)-S-oxide reductase MsrB has product MIKKMIFICCLLIATAGGVMAQQIKSSKGHQNNPYYSNTDTRPLKVSNAEWKKILSPQLYAVAREQNTERAFTGKYWNANAKGTYYCAVCGNKLFLSTAKFASECGWPSFFEPVRKNAVIYKVDKSFGMERTEVECARCNSHLGHIFDDGPAPTYKRFCMNSVSLDFEPFGS; this is encoded by the coding sequence ATGATCAAAAAGATGATATTCATTTGCTGCTTACTGATCGCTACTGCAGGTGGTGTGATGGCGCAGCAGATCAAAAGCTCCAAAGGACACCAGAACAATCCTTACTATTCCAACACCGATACCCGCCCGCTCAAGGTGAGCAATGCCGAGTGGAAGAAGATCCTGTCGCCGCAATTGTACGCTGTGGCCCGCGAGCAAAACACCGAGCGCGCCTTTACCGGCAAGTACTGGAACGCCAATGCCAAAGGCACCTATTACTGCGCGGTATGCGGCAATAAGCTGTTCCTATCTACCGCTAAGTTTGCCAGCGAGTGCGGTTGGCCCAGCTTTTTTGAGCCCGTACGCAAGAACGCGGTGATCTACAAGGTAGACAAGTCGTTCGGGATGGAACGTACCGAAGTGGAGTGTGCCCGTTGTAACTCGCACCTGGGCCACATTTTTGACGACGGTCCGGCGCCCACTTACAAGCGCTTCTGTATGAACTCCGTATCGCTCGACTTCGAGCCGTTCGGTTCATAA